In a genomic window of Sinorhizobium meliloti:
- a CDS encoding ABC transporter permease — protein sequence MITVFERIKAAIGPEMAGPGLAFVAVVLVFGIASPQFLSAATFGSVAFQLPELGLLTLAMLLPILTGGLNLAITFTANLAGLTLAWVLKANGGADAGFGIFLVGSLLAVMVGAASGVIMGLVIAFTRAHPILVSLSMMIFLRGLGEFLTRGGDISGFPPFVGVIGHGSVAGIPVPLIVFVVCVLAWHLLLGRTKLGFNTYMIGSNLEATRYSGINTRKAIVLVYTLSGVMCAIAGIIMLARFNSVRIGHGESYLLITVLACFLGGVNPFGGFGRVIPVFVALVVLQLLSSGLNLVGANQHLATAVWGILLVGVMILRWVVSKIRISIVRRGS from the coding sequence ATGATCACAGTCTTCGAAAGGATCAAGGCCGCCATAGGGCCGGAGATGGCTGGTCCGGGGCTCGCCTTCGTCGCGGTCGTCCTCGTCTTCGGGATCGCCTCGCCGCAATTCCTGAGCGCCGCGACCTTCGGCTCCGTCGCCTTCCAGCTGCCGGAACTCGGTCTCCTGACGCTTGCCATGCTGCTGCCGATCCTGACCGGCGGCCTCAATCTCGCAATTACCTTCACCGCCAATCTGGCCGGACTGACCCTTGCCTGGGTCCTCAAGGCGAACGGAGGGGCCGACGCGGGCTTCGGAATCTTCCTCGTCGGCTCCCTCCTTGCCGTGATGGTCGGTGCGGCAAGCGGAGTCATCATGGGCCTGGTGATCGCGTTCACACGCGCCCATCCGATCCTCGTCTCCCTATCGATGATGATCTTCTTGCGCGGCCTTGGCGAGTTCCTGACGCGCGGGGGCGACATCTCCGGATTCCCGCCCTTTGTTGGCGTGATCGGCCATGGCTCCGTCGCCGGCATTCCCGTCCCGCTGATCGTTTTCGTCGTCTGCGTGCTCGCCTGGCATCTGCTTCTCGGTCGCACAAAGCTCGGCTTCAACACCTACATGATCGGCTCGAATCTCGAGGCGACGCGCTATTCAGGCATCAACACGCGCAAGGCGATCGTGCTTGTCTACACGCTTTCCGGGGTCATGTGCGCGATCGCCGGCATCATCATGTTGGCGCGCTTCAATTCGGTGCGTATCGGTCATGGCGAGTCCTATCTGCTGATCACGGTGCTCGCGTGCTTCCTCGGCGGCGTCAATCCGTTCGGGGGCTTCGGCCGGGTGATCCCCGTCTTCGTCGCGCTGGTGGTGCTGCAGCTTCTTTCGTCCGGGCTCAATCTCGTCGGAGCCAACCAGCATCTCGCGACCGCCGTCTGGGGCATCCTTCTCGTCGGCGTGATGATTCTGCGTTGGGTCGTTTCCAAAATTAGGATTTCAATTGTCAGAAGAGGATCATGA
- a CDS encoding ABC transporter permease has product MRSLIRTHATEFSLLAVIVVISAVLSFATANFFSLGNAFDLLNISAVNIIFAVGLLVVLIAGGIDISFAVAASVVQYGTAIALGWIGGGGWISGLLIAGSLGVLLGCFNAFLIHRFRIISIVATISTFNIYFGLLMFFTRGVSIYDLPDWLTDRVILFEREMPDGTWIEITLPVLVMVVCVIATWTLITRTTTGRQLYAFGDNPEGARRFGINIGAMQFIAFGWLGLMAGIGGLIQAHYAQEVVPNALYGRELDVLAAVVLGGARLGGGKGTVLGCVLGVLLISITQNGLNLMGVSPFAFKMIIGAIILIAITLSNTRIERLLPFVGQKGTGR; this is encoded by the coding sequence ATGCGTAGCTTGATCCGCACTCACGCGACGGAATTTTCGCTGCTGGCGGTGATCGTCGTCATCAGTGCCGTGCTCTCCTTCGCAACGGCGAATTTCTTCTCGCTCGGGAACGCCTTCGATCTCCTGAACATCAGCGCCGTCAACATCATCTTCGCTGTCGGCCTTCTGGTGGTGCTGATCGCCGGCGGCATCGACATCTCCTTCGCCGTGGCCGCTTCGGTCGTCCAATACGGCACGGCGATCGCGCTCGGCTGGATCGGCGGCGGCGGCTGGATCTCCGGGCTTCTCATCGCCGGTTCGCTGGGCGTACTGCTCGGCTGCTTCAATGCCTTTCTGATCCACCGCTTCCGGATCATTTCGATCGTCGCCACGATCTCCACCTTCAATATCTATTTCGGATTGCTGATGTTCTTCACCCGCGGCGTGTCGATCTACGACCTGCCTGACTGGCTGACGGACCGCGTGATCCTCTTCGAGCGTGAAATGCCCGACGGTACCTGGATCGAGATCACGCTTCCGGTTCTCGTCATGGTCGTCTGCGTCATTGCGACATGGACGCTGATCACGCGGACGACGACGGGCCGCCAGCTTTACGCCTTCGGCGACAATCCGGAAGGCGCCCGGCGCTTCGGCATCAATATCGGTGCCATGCAATTCATTGCCTTCGGCTGGCTTGGCCTCATGGCTGGCATAGGCGGTCTCATCCAGGCGCATTACGCTCAGGAAGTCGTGCCGAACGCGCTTTATGGCCGCGAACTCGACGTGCTCGCCGCGGTCGTGCTCGGCGGTGCGCGCCTCGGCGGCGGCAAGGGCACCGTGCTCGGCTGCGTGCTCGGCGTGCTTCTGATCTCGATCACTCAGAACGGACTGAACCTGATGGGCGTGTCGCCCTTCGCCTTCAAGATGATTATCGGCGCGATCATTCTGATCGCCATCACGCTTTCCAACACGCGGATAGAGCGCCTGCTGCCTTTTGTCGGTCAGAAGGGAACGGGCCGATGA